One window of the Labilibaculum sp. genome contains the following:
- a CDS encoding helix-turn-helix domain-containing protein, translating into MESNSQLDLAHKFVRFTNTTIFLTGKAGTGKTTFLRQLKEELPKRMVVVAPTGVAAINAGGVTIHSFFQLPFGPILPGQILNEDKNPKTESNSPIRKYRKEKIDIIKSLDLLIIDEISMVRADLLDGIDEVLRKFKNRNLPFGGVQVLMIGDLQQLPPVVKNEEWSLLRNHYETPFFFSSRAFLQSQHISIELTHVYRQKDERFIKILNEIRNNQLSQASYTELEKRYLPDFKPTDKDGYITLTTHNARAQKINEEKLKQLKGKSQQFKANITGIFPEYSFPTEEQLQLKTGAQVMFVKNDSSPEKLYFNGKIGRVTGFGDDVIHVKCETDNFEIDVYPEDWHNINYSINPESKEIEETISGGFSQFPLKLAWAITIHKSQGLTFERAVIDANAAFAHGQVYVALSRCKSLEGLVLKSTLSKSGIICDNAVSKFTQNIEANPPGEENLENSIRRYQFQLLEELFSFHEIYRICNYCNKHLQDNRNSIQGNLADKMNAAFPFLGSEVLVVGEKFIPSVKRYCADTQNLHENKEAQERIGKASAYFVEKLEKHLQSILKDFSFDTDNQSVKKVIEGHLKQLNEKLSVKLVSLKSCLKKFDTANYQTVRAKAHFEKQNFRLKSPKEVVDENVKHPNLFRTLKKWRKNLADIINAPVFYIASQQSLVDIANNLPYTTDQLKAVKGFGKKKIEHYGADVIKMVTEYRQGQNLGLLNFTSAEPKKIIKPGNKQDTKEISLELYKDGRTVREISAFRDLTVATIDKHLAHYVGLGMLPLDKFVEKKKIKKIKKQLEKEGLESLNECKQELGANYSYSEIRYVQAYLKNANSK; encoded by the coding sequence ATGGAAAGTAATTCGCAACTGGATCTGGCACACAAGTTTGTACGATTCACAAACACAACAATTTTTTTAACAGGAAAGGCCGGTACCGGAAAAACTACCTTTTTGCGTCAGTTAAAAGAGGAATTGCCCAAACGAATGGTTGTTGTTGCACCAACTGGTGTGGCAGCCATTAATGCCGGCGGAGTAACCATTCATTCCTTTTTTCAGCTGCCTTTTGGCCCCATATTGCCCGGACAAATACTAAACGAGGATAAAAACCCCAAAACCGAATCCAATTCTCCCATCCGGAAGTACCGAAAAGAAAAAATCGATATCATAAAATCTCTCGACCTGCTGATTATTGATGAAATTAGTATGGTTCGTGCCGATTTGCTGGATGGAATTGATGAAGTGCTGCGCAAATTTAAAAACAGAAACCTGCCTTTTGGTGGTGTTCAGGTGCTGATGATCGGAGATTTACAGCAACTGCCTCCTGTCGTAAAAAACGAAGAATGGAGTTTGCTTCGAAATCATTACGAAACCCCTTTCTTTTTTAGCAGCCGTGCATTTCTGCAATCGCAGCACATTAGTATCGAACTTACACATGTTTACCGCCAAAAAGATGAAAGATTTATCAAGATTCTGAATGAAATCAGGAACAACCAACTCTCTCAGGCATCCTATACCGAATTGGAAAAAAGATATCTGCCCGATTTTAAACCAACCGATAAGGATGGTTACATCACTTTAACAACACACAATGCCAGGGCACAAAAAATAAATGAAGAAAAACTAAAGCAACTAAAGGGAAAATCACAGCAATTTAAAGCAAACATTACAGGAATATTTCCCGAATACTCCTTTCCCACCGAAGAGCAGCTGCAATTGAAAACAGGTGCACAGGTGATGTTTGTAAAAAACGACAGCTCGCCTGAGAAACTCTATTTTAACGGCAAAATAGGAAGGGTTACCGGTTTTGGCGATGATGTAATTCATGTGAAATGTGAAACCGATAATTTCGAAATTGATGTGTATCCCGAAGACTGGCACAACATCAATTACAGCATCAACCCGGAAAGCAAAGAAATTGAAGAAACAATTTCGGGTGGTTTTTCGCAGTTCCCATTAAAGCTGGCCTGGGCAATTACCATTCATAAAAGCCAGGGATTGACATTCGAAAGAGCAGTGATTGATGCCAACGCAGCCTTTGCCCACGGACAGGTTTACGTAGCCTTAAGCCGCTGCAAGTCGCTGGAAGGATTGGTTCTTAAATCAACGCTAAGTAAATCCGGGATCATCTGCGACAACGCCGTATCCAAATTCACACAAAATATTGAAGCCAATCCTCCGGGGGAAGAAAATCTGGAAAATTCCATTCGCAGGTATCAGTTTCAACTTCTCGAAGAACTGTTTTCTTTTCATGAGATTTATCGAATCTGCAATTACTGCAACAAGCACTTACAGGATAACAGAAACAGTATTCAGGGCAATCTGGCCGATAAAATGAATGCCGCCTTTCCATTTCTGGGATCAGAAGTTTTGGTGGTTGGCGAAAAATTTATTCCATCGGTAAAACGATATTGTGCCGATACTCAGAACCTGCATGAAAACAAAGAAGCGCAGGAAAGAATTGGCAAAGCTTCGGCCTATTTTGTAGAGAAACTCGAGAAACACCTGCAATCCATTCTGAAAGATTTTAGTTTCGATACCGACAACCAAAGTGTAAAAAAAGTAATCGAAGGGCATTTAAAACAATTGAATGAAAAGCTAAGCGTTAAGCTTGTTAGTTTAAAATCGTGTCTGAAAAAATTCGATACTGCCAATTACCAAACTGTTCGGGCCAAAGCTCATTTCGAGAAACAAAACTTCCGTTTAAAGAGTCCTAAGGAGGTGGTTGATGAGAATGTAAAGCATCCCAATTTATTCCGGACACTAAAAAAATGGAGGAAGAATCTGGCCGATATAATAAACGCTCCGGTATTTTACATTGCTTCGCAGCAAAGCCTGGTTGATATTGCCAACAATCTGCCCTACACAACCGATCAATTAAAAGCTGTGAAAGGCTTTGGAAAGAAAAAAATTGAACACTACGGCGCAGATGTAATCAAAATGGTTACGGAATATCGCCAGGGGCAAAATCTGGGTCTGTTGAATTTCACATCGGCCGAACCAAAAAAAATAATAAAACCCGGTAACAAACAAGATACGAAAGAGATAAGTCTGGAATTGTATAAAGATGGTCGCACAGTGCGCGAAATTTCGGCTTTCAGAGATCTTACCGTTGCAACAATAGATAAACATCTGGCGCATTACGTTGGCTTGGGAATGTTGCCTCTCGATAAATTTGTAGAGAAAAAGAAGATCAAAAAAATTAAAAAACAGCTCGAAAAAGAAGGCCTCGAAAGTTTAAACGAGTGCAAACAAGAACTTGGTGCCAACTACTCCTACTCCGAAATACGATATGTTCAGGCCTATTTGAAAAATGCAAATTCAAAATAA
- a CDS encoding carbon starvation protein A, with protein MITFFICIVALILGYVVYGKFVENKFGADPEKTTPAIAQEDGVDFVPMGWKKIFLIQFLNIAGLGPIFGAIAGALWGPVAFIWIVFGCIFAGAVHDYFSGMLSVRHGGASIPEVVGKYLGPAFKNFMRVFSVILLVLVGVVFIKGPASILNGLTGFNISILIGAIFLYYLIATLVPIDKLIGKVYPFFGLCLLIMAVGIAGALIFGGFHIPELIPANIGNLHSSPDKYPIYPLLFITIACGAISGFHATQSPLMARCMTNEKQGRKIFYGTMIAEGVVAMIWAAAAMTFFGGVRELGETMAQPGHNAAWVVNEICNSLLGKVGGFLAIFGVVAAPITSGDTAFRSARLTIADSLNFSQKSIAKRLIVTIPLFVVGFLLTQVNFAIIWRYFGWANQTLATVVLWTAAMYMVTKARSHWFISLPATFMTAVVVTYILIAPEGFSLSQEIAYPLGIVTALSSLAVFLYTAYKKASPKLTLQEQ; from the coding sequence ATGATAACCTTTTTTATATGTATTGTGGCTTTGATTTTGGGTTACGTTGTGTACGGAAAATTTGTTGAAAACAAATTTGGTGCCGACCCGGAAAAAACAACCCCTGCCATTGCGCAGGAAGATGGTGTTGACTTTGTACCAATGGGTTGGAAGAAAATTTTTCTAATCCAGTTTTTAAATATTGCAGGATTAGGTCCTATCTTTGGAGCTATTGCAGGTGCTCTTTGGGGACCTGTTGCATTCATTTGGATCGTATTTGGATGCATTTTTGCCGGAGCAGTTCACGATTACTTCTCAGGAATGCTGTCCGTCCGTCATGGTGGTGCAAGTATTCCCGAAGTAGTAGGAAAATACTTAGGACCAGCCTTCAAAAATTTCATGAGAGTGTTCTCTGTAATTCTATTGGTGCTGGTTGGAGTGGTATTTATTAAAGGCCCTGCAAGTATTTTAAATGGATTAACAGGCTTCAATATTTCCATTTTAATTGGTGCTATTTTCTTGTATTATCTAATCGCAACACTGGTACCCATCGACAAACTAATTGGAAAAGTATATCCATTTTTTGGCCTTTGCTTACTAATTATGGCCGTTGGAATCGCTGGGGCTCTTATTTTTGGAGGATTCCACATTCCTGAACTAATTCCTGCCAATATTGGTAATTTACATTCAAGTCCCGATAAATATCCAATCTACCCCTTACTGTTCATCACCATTGCATGTGGAGCAATTTCGGGTTTCCATGCAACACAGTCTCCGTTAATGGCTCGTTGTATGACTAATGAAAAACAAGGAAGAAAGATATTTTACGGTACTATGATTGCCGAAGGTGTTGTTGCTATGATTTGGGCTGCTGCCGCTATGACCTTTTTTGGTGGCGTTAGAGAACTGGGAGAAACAATGGCACAACCAGGACACAATGCGGCATGGGTAGTAAACGAAATCTGCAATAGTCTGCTGGGAAAAGTTGGTGGATTTCTTGCCATTTTTGGAGTTGTAGCTGCACCAATAACCTCTGGTGATACAGCATTTAGAAGCGCTCGCCTAACAATCGCCGATTCTTTGAATTTCTCACAAAAATCAATCGCAAAACGTTTAATTGTTACCATTCCTCTTTTTGTTGTTGGATTTTTACTGACACAAGTAAATTTTGCAATCATCTGGAGATACTTCGGTTGGGCCAACCAAACTTTAGCAACAGTTGTTCTTTGGACTGCGGCAATGTATATGGTTACCAAGGCAAGAAGTCACTGGTTTATTTCTTTGCCGGCAACCTTTATGACTGCAGTTGTGGTGACCTATATCTTAATTGCTCCTGAAGGATTTAGTTTATCGCAGGAAATCGCTTATCCTCTTGGCATTGTAACTGCATTATCAAGCTTGGCGGTTTTCCTTTATACGGCTTATAAAAAAGCTTCTCCAAAACTTACACTACAAGAGCAGTAA
- a CDS encoding response regulator transcription factor codes for MSEYRVMIVDDHKMFRSGLRFLLNNVPNINIVGEASNGKEFLEMADNIQIDIALMDINMPEMNGIEATRKALEKFPDMKIIVLSMHGEEEYYDQMLDAGVKGFLLKNSDADELISALEAVMAGKSYFSQELLVDILDQKRLHKLRTETVKLSQRELEVLKLICDGYSNAEIAEELFISQRTVDRHRSNLLSKTACKNSTSLVMYAVKNRIIEIE; via the coding sequence GTACAGGGTAATGATTGTGGATGACCACAAAATGTTTAGAAGTGGATTGCGGTTTCTATTAAATAATGTTCCTAATATTAACATTGTAGGGGAAGCCTCGAACGGAAAAGAATTTCTCGAAATGGCTGATAATATTCAAATTGATATTGCCTTAATGGACATTAACATGCCCGAAATGAATGGAATTGAAGCCACACGAAAAGCTCTCGAGAAATTTCCTGACATGAAAATAATTGTTCTGTCTATGCACGGAGAAGAGGAATACTACGATCAAATGTTAGATGCCGGGGTTAAAGGTTTTCTGCTTAAAAATTCGGATGCAGATGAACTGATCTCAGCACTGGAAGCAGTAATGGCCGGAAAAAGTTACTTCTCTCAGGAACTTTTGGTTGATATTCTGGATCAAAAAAGACTGCACAAATTAAGAACCGAAACTGTAAAATTATCACAACGGGAATTGGAAGTTTTAAAACTGATATGTGATGGCTACAGCAATGCCGAAATTGCAGAGGAATTATTCATCAGCCAAAGAACGGTTGACCGCCACCGGTCTAATTTACTAAGCAAAACGGCATGTAAAAATTCAACTTCCTTGGTAATGTATGCAGTAAAAAACAGAATTATTGAAATTGAGTAA
- a CDS encoding LA2681 family HEPN domain-containing protein — translation MTQRLDKLYEEIASMSNFDMNKLDAIGGFIDNSDDHKSLNHINLAKDYLETNLDCFEEQIEKCVCHYFLGVIYSCIRHYERENTEKSWEWDNENIDKEIINLRLAERLFIKDKLPIERYCQILTNLANIFDFVGRYIESMKYWNKVIEIEPRFGMAMANKGNSLVYHGLNTMMFEQSQRLYIQIGYKYLKKSKDLIVEPHALPDYLAKIDRLETTYSDIINNAIEIEEPAEFENEYHQKLIFWCINNRLLLNPYLDISNYDFARDDNISIPIDFNEAFPLFEQIKIEFRYARELFYKSKFLQCITDVEKNENLKLAFRIAYSIFDKVAYLINNIFDLQVANHRVSFRKLWYIKEHKEKGIKESLANNNNFILRGLFWISKELYLEDDKLLGAIEPDAKELDKIRNYIEHKSFLIDAPKTDSDFSYEISRDDFEAKTLRLLLLVRESIMYIPYSINRELKLERNTFANRIARPASNH, via the coding sequence ATGACCCAGCGACTTGATAAACTATATGAAGAAATTGCGAGCATGTCGAATTTTGACATGAATAAACTTGATGCAATTGGTGGGTTTATTGATAATTCTGACGACCACAAAAGCCTAAATCATATAAATCTTGCAAAAGACTATTTAGAAACAAATTTAGATTGCTTTGAGGAACAAATTGAAAAGTGTGTTTGTCACTATTTTTTAGGTGTAATTTATAGTTGTATTCGCCACTATGAGCGAGAAAATACAGAAAAATCTTGGGAGTGGGATAATGAAAATATTGACAAAGAAATAATAAACTTAAGACTTGCAGAACGCCTATTTATAAAGGACAAACTCCCAATAGAAAGATATTGCCAAATCCTAACAAATCTTGCAAATATATTTGACTTTGTAGGAAGGTATATTGAATCCATGAAATACTGGAATAAAGTTATAGAAATTGAACCAAGATTTGGCATGGCAATGGCGAATAAGGGTAATTCATTAGTTTATCATGGATTAAATACAATGATGTTTGAGCAAAGTCAAAGATTGTATATTCAAATTGGGTATAAATATTTAAAAAAATCCAAAGATTTAATTGTTGAGCCTCACGCTCTTCCTGACTATCTTGCTAAAATTGACAGGCTTGAAACTACCTATTCTGATATTATAAATAATGCGATAGAAATAGAAGAACCTGCTGAGTTTGAAAATGAATACCATCAGAAATTGATATTTTGGTGCATTAATAATCGCTTATTACTAAATCCTTATTTGGATATAAGTAATTATGATTTTGCGAGGGATGATAATATCTCAATACCAATTGATTTCAATGAAGCTTTTCCTCTATTTGAACAAATTAAAATTGAATTTAGATATGCACGAGAGTTGTTTTATAAGAGCAAGTTTTTACAATGTATAACAGATGTTGAGAAAAATGAAAATTTAAAACTTGCATTCAGAATTGCATATTCTATTTTTGATAAAGTGGCTTATTTGATAAATAATATTTTTGATTTGCAAGTTGCTAATCATCGAGTTTCTTTCAGAAAATTATGGTACATAAAAGAGCATAAAGAAAAAGGTATTAAAGAAAGTCTAGCAAATAATAACAATTTTATTCTTAGAGGCTTATTTTGGATAAGTAAAGAATTATATCTTGAGGACGATAAGCTTTTGGGAGCTATTGAGCCAGATGCGAAGGAATTGGACAAGATTAGGAATTACATTGAACATAAGAGTTTTCTAATTGATGCTCCTAAAACTGATAGTGATTTTAGCTATGAGATAAGTAGGGATGATTTTGAAGCTAAAACATTAAGATTATTATTGCTTGTAAGAGAAAGTATTATGTATATTCCGTACTCAATAAATAGAGAATTGAAACTTGAAAGAAATACTTTTGCTAATCGAATAGCCCGCCCCGCTAGTAATCACTAG
- a CDS encoding DUF1289 domain-containing protein: protein MEDIQSPCISICRQDSNGVCFGCRRTTEEIGNWSLYTNQEKAEVIKKASDRRNAPDTATGTFFR from the coding sequence ATGGAAGATATACAATCGCCATGCATCAGCATTTGCCGGCAAGACAGCAACGGCGTATGCTTTGGATGCAGAAGAACAACAGAAGAAATCGGTAACTGGTCGCTTTACACCAATCAGGAGAAAGCAGAAGTAATTAAAAAAGCAAGTGACCGGCGAAATGCTCCCGACACAGCTACAGGAACTTTTTTCAGATAA
- a CDS encoding ABC transporter substrate binding protein: protein MKLHLKIYKCIFLVLAILLALSLDVSARRQKVLILHSYHQGLNWTDNITKGILSVLNQHENIEIQFEYMDTKRRYDEEYLDEFVKLYRLKHQEIPYSAVIASDNNALYFTRDYQKEFFKDIPIIFCSIDQFDNSLIEGMANITGVTEYIDFKQTIEQALKLHPKAKNLVVINDNITTSAVINRNHIISFWPELKTDVKLVFLENLSIKDLVEKVKNLDDSNIILLINFSRDKEGNYISYQENIEIIREATQLPIYSSWEFYFNEGIVGGMLTSGFKQGKLAAELAVKIIDGVDVNSIPIVTEGYNSFQFDFNQMKRFGIEAKQLPKSSLIINQPPSFLSKHKFSLIILITFIILLLLIITYAKIKRQRNESRLLAKNKELKSSRNRLLRMLDANSDGVWEHNFTMKTTYISKNIWEKLGYNSDLIQNTPEFVERLIHPDDLKVFLSERKKLESGQSDLFVVEFRIQAKNKTWMWLKAKAKIMNFESQKQAINLVGTLIDITQRKEAEKKIKASEKRWRSLIEQAADEIIILNFDGQIMDVNLAATTMLGYTRDEIISSNVTLLDHKFELDQLHSYWQKLNPKNPSLKLESVQQRKDKTTFPVEIHFSLIDLSDSRLILAVISDISVRQETERKVLNAVIETEENERKRFATDLHDSIGPLLSSINLYLSALAKSKLSDRNEKMITASREIVSETLVNIKEISNNLSPHVLNDFGLVNAIHSFINQINLSKSINITLDSKNLEGRLNQQVEVVIYRVVTELINNTIKHAGASNIQITLSKENNSLNLIYIDDGKGFNPQEISIETSGMGLYNILSRIRSLNGTHNIQSTPETGGMMAVVTVNL, encoded by the coding sequence ATGAAATTACACCTCAAAATATACAAGTGCATTTTCTTAGTTCTGGCTATCTTACTGGCTCTCTCGTTGGATGTTTCAGCCCGAAGACAAAAAGTACTGATTCTCCATTCCTACCATCAAGGGTTGAATTGGACAGACAACATCACAAAAGGAATTCTATCTGTTCTGAATCAACACGAAAATATCGAAATTCAGTTTGAGTACATGGATACCAAACGAAGGTATGATGAAGAATACCTTGATGAGTTTGTAAAGTTATACCGCCTAAAACATCAGGAAATCCCCTACTCTGCAGTTATTGCTTCAGACAATAACGCTCTTTACTTTACCCGCGACTATCAAAAAGAATTCTTTAAGGACATTCCCATCATTTTCTGTTCGATCGATCAATTTGACAACAGTTTGATTGAAGGAATGGCTAATATTACAGGAGTTACCGAATACATCGATTTTAAGCAAACTATTGAGCAGGCTCTTAAACTGCATCCAAAAGCCAAAAATTTAGTTGTAATCAACGATAATATCACCACATCGGCTGTGATCAACCGAAATCACATCATCTCATTTTGGCCCGAATTAAAAACAGATGTCAAACTAGTATTTCTGGAGAATCTTTCCATTAAAGATTTGGTAGAGAAGGTGAAAAATCTTGATGACTCCAATATTATTCTTCTTATTAATTTTAGCCGGGACAAGGAGGGAAACTATATTTCTTATCAGGAAAACATAGAAATAATCCGCGAAGCCACCCAGCTGCCCATTTATAGCTCATGGGAATTTTATTTTAATGAAGGAATTGTTGGCGGTATGCTGACAAGTGGTTTTAAACAAGGGAAATTAGCCGCTGAACTGGCTGTTAAAATTATCGATGGTGTTGATGTAAATTCGATTCCAATTGTAACTGAAGGATACAATAGTTTTCAATTCGATTTCAATCAAATGAAACGGTTCGGGATTGAGGCAAAACAGCTTCCAAAAAGCAGTTTAATCATTAATCAGCCTCCCTCATTTTTATCGAAACACAAATTTAGCCTCATCATTCTAATTACATTTATCATTCTATTACTGCTTATTATTACCTATGCAAAAATTAAACGGCAACGAAACGAAAGTCGGTTACTAGCCAAAAATAAAGAGTTGAAAAGCAGCAGGAACAGGCTGTTGAGAATGCTTGATGCCAATTCTGATGGTGTTTGGGAACACAATTTCACCATGAAAACGACCTACATCAGCAAGAATATATGGGAAAAACTAGGCTATAATTCTGATTTGATTCAAAACACGCCCGAATTTGTCGAAAGACTAATTCACCCGGATGACTTAAAAGTATTTCTTTCGGAAAGGAAAAAACTGGAAAGTGGCCAAAGTGATCTTTTTGTTGTGGAATTTCGGATTCAGGCAAAGAACAAAACCTGGATGTGGCTGAAGGCGAAAGCAAAAATTATGAATTTCGAATCGCAAAAGCAAGCCATTAATCTGGTTGGAACTTTAATTGATATCACACAAAGAAAAGAAGCCGAAAAAAAGATTAAAGCTTCGGAAAAGAGATGGAGATCTTTAATAGAACAAGCCGCCGATGAAATAATCATCCTTAATTTCGATGGACAAATTATGGATGTTAACCTGGCGGCAACTACCATGCTGGGGTATACACGCGATGAAATTATTAGTTCCAATGTGACTCTTTTGGATCACAAATTCGAATTGGATCAGTTGCATTCCTACTGGCAAAAGCTAAATCCTAAAAACCCATCTTTAAAACTGGAATCGGTTCAGCAAAGAAAAGATAAAACAACTTTCCCGGTTGAGATTCACTTCAGCTTAATTGATTTGTCAGACAGCAGATTAATCTTGGCAGTAATTAGTGATATCAGCGTTAGACAAGAAACAGAACGCAAAGTATTAAACGCCGTTATTGAAACAGAAGAAAACGAGAGAAAGAGGTTTGCTACCGATCTTCACGATTCTATTGGTCCATTGCTGTCCAGTATTAACTTGTATCTTTCCGCCCTTGCAAAATCAAAATTAAGCGATCGAAATGAGAAAATGATTACGGCTTCGCGGGAAATAGTAAGCGAAACCCTGGTCAATATCAAAGAAATATCAAACAATTTAAGCCCACATGTTTTAAACGATTTTGGACTGGTAAATGCCATTCACTCGTTTATCAACCAAATAAACTTATCCAAATCAATCAACATTACATTGGATTCGAAAAATTTGGAAGGCAGATTAAACCAGCAGGTGGAAGTGGTGATATACAGAGTTGTTACAGAACTAATCAACAATACCATTAAACATGCCGGGGCCAGTAACATTCAAATTACACTTTCAAAAGAGAATAATTCCCTAAATCTTATTTATATTGACGATGGGAAAGGTTTCAATCCACAAGAGATTAGTATCGAAACATCAGGAATGGGCTTGTACAATATTCTGAGCCGAATTCGCTCCTTAAATGGAACACACAATATCCAAAGTACGCCTGAAACCGGTGGTATGATGGCAGTTGTTACCGTAAACCTTTAA
- a CDS encoding response regulator transcription factor, which translates to MEEQKIIIVDDHKIFRKGLRFLLEDMEGINVIAEAEDGKEFLNLLEISTPDIVLMDINMPKMNGIEAAIEAMKFHPKLKIIVLSMHGEEQYYDKMVEAGVKGFLLKNSDVDELSAALQTVALGGSYFSQELLVGILNKRKEQKKPSEIVNFTDRELEVLQLICKGFNNNKIADTLFISIRTVERHRANLLSKTNCTNSIAMVMFAVKHNIIEI; encoded by the coding sequence ATGGAAGAACAAAAAATTATCATTGTTGATGATCACAAAATATTTAGGAAAGGCCTGCGTTTTCTTCTGGAAGATATGGAAGGCATTAATGTTATTGCTGAAGCCGAAGATGGTAAGGAGTTTTTGAATTTATTGGAAATTAGTACTCCCGATATTGTTTTAATGGACATTAACATGCCAAAAATGAATGGTATTGAGGCTGCAATTGAAGCCATGAAATTTCATCCAAAGCTCAAAATAATTGTACTTTCTATGCATGGGGAAGAACAGTATTACGACAAAATGGTGGAAGCCGGGGTGAAAGGTTTTCTATTAAAAAATTCAGATGTTGATGAACTGTCTGCAGCTCTGCAAACTGTCGCTTTAGGCGGATCTTACTTTTCGCAGGAACTGCTTGTTGGAATTCTAAACAAACGCAAAGAACAAAAAAAACCCTCAGAAATTGTCAATTTCACTGATCGTGAACTTGAAGTACTGCAATTAATCTGTAAAGGCTTTAACAATAATAAAATTGCCGACACGCTGTTTATAAGTATCCGAACCGTCGAACGTCATCGGGCAAACCTGCTAAGCAAAACAAATTGCACCAACTCAATTGCAATGGTAATGTTTGCAGTTAAACACAACATTATCGAAATATAA
- the ltrA gene encoding group II intron reverse transcriptase/maturase gives MPKGNGKMRLLGIPTVTDRLLQQAVLQIITAKFEFEFSDFSFGFRPNRSLHQAVLKAQGYINDGYQHIVDIDLKTFFDEVDHCHLLQQLYRKVKCKATMRLIRKWLRAPILIEGKLVKRRKGVPQGSPLSPLLSNIMLHELDRELEKQGLKFIRYADDFSIYTKSKATARRVGNKVYKFLRNKLKLTINREKSGIRRPVHFTVLGFGFVPTYRKGERGKYQLIVSEKSWKKLKEKLKLITRKTTPMSFEERIQKLNEVQRGWVNNFRMASILVKLQDLDGWLRNRLRYCIWHHWKKPEKKRRSLIRLGVQQGQAYAWSRSRMGGWAIAQSPILVTTITLERLRKRGYESMLDIYKQITPVRRDSLFPLT, from the coding sequence ATTCCAAAAGGAAACGGGAAGATGCGCTTATTGGGTATCCCGACTGTAACCGACCGTTTGCTTCAGCAAGCGGTACTTCAAATTATCACGGCAAAGTTTGAATTTGAATTTTCGGACTTTAGCTTTGGGTTCAGACCGAACCGAAGTCTGCATCAGGCAGTACTAAAAGCTCAGGGATATATCAACGATGGCTATCAGCATATTGTAGATATTGACTTGAAGACCTTCTTCGATGAAGTCGATCATTGCCATTTACTGCAACAGCTATATCGCAAGGTAAAATGCAAAGCAACAATGCGTTTAATCCGCAAATGGCTGCGTGCCCCGATCTTAATCGAAGGCAAGTTGGTCAAACGCAGAAAAGGCGTACCGCAGGGGAGTCCATTGAGTCCGTTGCTGTCCAATATCATGTTGCATGAACTGGATCGGGAACTGGAAAAACAGGGATTGAAATTCATCCGCTATGCCGACGATTTTAGTATTTATACCAAATCGAAAGCTACCGCCCGAAGAGTTGGGAACAAGGTTTACAAGTTTTTACGAAATAAACTCAAGTTGACAATTAATCGGGAAAAGAGTGGCATTCGGCGACCTGTTCATTTTACCGTTTTGGGTTTTGGCTTTGTGCCTACCTACAGGAAAGGTGAGCGGGGCAAGTACCAACTGATAGTATCAGAAAAGAGTTGGAAGAAACTGAAAGAAAAGCTCAAACTAATCACTCGAAAAACGACACCGATGAGCTTTGAGGAACGCATCCAAAAACTGAATGAGGTTCAGCGGGGTTGGGTAAATAACTTCCGTATGGCAAGTATTTTAGTCAAACTTCAAGATCTCGACGGTTGGCTGCGCAACAGGCTCAGATATTGCATTTGGCACCATTGGAAGAAACCCGAAAAGAAAAGGCGAAGCCTTATCCGTTTGGGCGTTCAGCAAGGACAAGCCTATGCATGGTCTCGTTCACGTATGGGTGGTTGGGCGATTGCTCAGAGTCCTATTTTGGTAACTACTATTACTCTTGAAAGATTGCGGAAACGTGGTTATGAATCTATGCTCGACATTTACAAACAAATCACGCCTGTTCGACGTGATTCCTTATTCCCCTTAACTTAA